TTGTCAAAAATCATGTGCGGTACTCCTTTGTATTGGGCTAAATGTGCTTGATAAAACGTTTCTGCATTTTATCGGAGTGATAGCCATTCTTTTCGTAGAAAAGATGGGCTTGGAGACGACTTTCAGCAGAATTGAGGCGAATAAAATGGTAGCCCTCTTTCTGTGCAATTTGCTCAACGGCTTTCAGCAGACTTGCTCCAATCCCTTGTCCTTGATGACTAGGCAAAACAGCTAGTCCGAGAATATTGAGGCCTGTATCCGAATAGAGACTTTCATAGACTTGTGCGTGAATGTAGCCTTGCACTGTGCCACTTATGTCATCTATATAGACCAATAAGATATGCCCCAATGTGCTCGTGCATCTAAAAAACTGTCGCTCAGTTTGTTCTAATGAACAATCATACCCTAAGGATTGAGCATTGATTTCTCGGATGACTACCAAGTCACCTTTCTCAATGGGACGAATCATAAAACTACCTCAAATTCTATTTCGGGAATGGCTTTCTGAATCTCTTCGCGGCTGATAGCACCTTGGCGTAAAATCCGCGCTTTCTGTCCAGAAAGGTCCAAAATCGTTGAATCAATACCTGTTAGAGCTTGGTCATCCTCAATGCCAGGCAAATCAACTGAAAATTGTGCCTGAATGTCCGAAAACTTCTTGCCACTTTCATTTCCTGAAATATTGGCGGATGGTCCAATAAGTGGTCCAGTCTCCGAAATCAATCGTAAGGTTTGTTCGTGATTGGGAAGACGAAATCCAACAGTATCCAGTCCAGAATTAACCCAAAAAGGAACGTTATCGTTTGCTTTCAGGATAATCGTTAGTGGTCCTGGCATAAATCTATTATACAGTTTCTCCAGAAAAAATGGTGTATTTTGACTGAAAAAATAGATATCGTTCAGATTTGAGACATTTAAGTTCATTGCCTTATCCCTCGGACGCTGTTTCAACTGATAGACACGATTGACTGCATCTTCATTCAAGGCTTGGGCAAAAAGCCCATAGACTGTTTCAGTTGGAAGGATAACAGCACCACCATTTTCAAGAATTGTTCGGAGTTTATCCATTGTCATCCGCTACGACCTTTCTATCTTGACCAAATTGGTCTTTGAGGACTCGAATTCGCTTTTTTGGAAAATGCAGAGCAAGTAAGTCGGTTAGGTCTTGCCCTTGCTTGTAGCCAATTTCAAAGTAGAGTTTTCCATTCTCCTTCAAAAATGTCCCTGCTTGCTCCGCAATTTGTCTATAAATAGCCAGTCCATCTTCTTCCGCAAA
This region of Streptococcus suis genomic DNA includes:
- a CDS encoding GNAT family N-acetyltransferase; translation: MIRPIEKGDLVVIREINAQSLGYDCSLEQTERQFFRCTSTLGHILLVYIDDISGTVQGYIHAQVYESLYSDTGLNILGLAVLPSHQGQGIGASLLKAVEQIAQKEGYHFIRLNSAESRLQAHLFYEKNGYHSDKMQKRFIKHI